The sequence TTGCGCTTTTGGCAAGAATTGCATTGACTTTCAAAGATTATGTGGTTCGCCTGGTTGTACAGAAATTCGGCATGCAGATTTTCAATGATGGTCTTAGGCAAACCCTGAGACTACCCTACCAGGGTTTTGAAGACCAGAGCAGCGGTGAAACATTATCCAAATTGCAGAAAGTCCGAAATGACACAGAGCGTTTTATCAACTCCTTTATCAATATCCTCTTTTCTTCGATGGTGGGCATCGGCTTCCTGATCTGGTATGCCATTACAAAGCATTGGGCACTGATCCCTGTATTCCTTGTTGGTGTGGTCTTATTGGGCGGACTCACCAGTCTGTTAAGCCGTCGCATAAAAACTATTCAGCGCGCTGTAGTTAAACAAACAAATATTTTAAGCGGAACAATTACAGAATCGCTCCGAAACATTGAACTGGTGAAATCACTTGGCCTGACATATGCGGAATTGCGTCGCCTGGGTAAACTCACGCAAAAAATATTTGACCTTGAAATGGAAAAAACCAGGAAGGTCCGCACCCTTTCCTTCCTGCAGGGTACTACATTAAACCTGCTGAAACAATCCATCCTGTTTATTCTTTTATGGCTCATTTTTCGAAATGTGCTTACAACAGGCGAGTTGATTTCCATGCAGTTTATCTCCACAGGGATAATAGGCCCTTTGCAGGACCTGGGTAATATCATCCTGCAATACCGGGAAGCTGAAGCATCACTATATGTATTTAACCAGCTGATGTTAAAAGAGCCGGAATACAGGCCGGAAGAGCCCATTGAGGTAAAGGATATTGAAAGCCTTCGTTTCGAAAATGTAACATTTCGCCATAAAAATGCGGCGCAGAATGCTGTCGAAAATATTTCTTTTGAAGTACGCCTGGGAGAAACAATTGCCTTCGTTGGCCCTTCCGGGTCGGGAAAATCAACCCTGGTAAAATTACTGGTCGGTTTATATAGTCCGGTTGAAGGCGATATTAAAATTGACAATATTTCCGTGAGAAATATCCGCTATAACCGGGTTAGGCAGCAACTCGGATTTGTAACGCAGGAAACGCAGATGTTTTCCGGAACCATCCGGGACAATATGTTATTTGTTAAACCAGATGCCACAGATGAGCAGATACTTTCTGCCATGGAAAAAGCTTCCTGTACTAACCTCATCACTAATACAGGTAAAGGGTTAAGTTCTGTATTGGGTGAAGGCGGCAAACGTGTTTCAGGCGGTGAAAAGCAAAGGCTCGCCATTGCCCGCGCCCTGCTTCGGGAGCCACGTTTGCTAATTTTTGATGAGGCAACATCAGCGCTCGACTCTATTACAGAAGAAGAAATTACGGCAACTATCCGTGAAATATCCACTGAGAAAAAACAAATGACCATCCTGATCGCGCACCGCTTATCTACCATTATGCATGCAGATACAATTTTCGTTTTGGAAAAAGGAAAGATCATTGAACAGGGGCCGCATGCTGACCTGGTAGAACAAAAAGGATTGTATTATGCAATGTGGCGCCAACAGATCGGGGAAAGGCCGGCACCTGTTATTGCAATGACTCCCTTGGATGAGCAGATTGAAAAAAGTACTCTCCTTGATGGAATCAATATTTCATCAGTTGATTAATTGTTTCCGCTAACCTGTTTTTTGCAAGGAAATTTTTTTCCAGATCAATATTAAAAGGAACGGGTGTGTCCAATGACGCACATCGCATCACAGGTGCATCAAGTGCTGTAAAACAATGCTCGCTGATCCAGGCACTGATCTCCCCGCCAATACCTCCGGTTAACGTGTCTTCATGC comes from Flavihumibacter fluvii and encodes:
- a CDS encoding ABC transporter ATP-binding protein; translated protein: MKILWTYLKPYQWWVFLALFLAGIAQILSLYDPIIFGKVIDQYALNPQHLPENERINGVVYLLIIAIGIALLARIALTFKDYVVRLVVQKFGMQIFNDGLRQTLRLPYQGFEDQSSGETLSKLQKVRNDTERFINSFINILFSSMVGIGFLIWYAITKHWALIPVFLVGVVLLGGLTSLLSRRIKTIQRAVVKQTNILSGTITESLRNIELVKSLGLTYAELRRLGKLTQKIFDLEMEKTRKVRTLSFLQGTTLNLLKQSILFILLWLIFRNVLTTGELISMQFISTGIIGPLQDLGNIILQYREAEASLYVFNQLMLKEPEYRPEEPIEVKDIESLRFENVTFRHKNAAQNAVENISFEVRLGETIAFVGPSGSGKSTLVKLLVGLYSPVEGDIKIDNISVRNIRYNRVRQQLGFVTQETQMFSGTIRDNMLFVKPDATDEQILSAMEKASCTNLITNTGKGLSSVLGEGGKRVSGGEKQRLAIARALLREPRLLIFDEATSALDSITEEEITATIREISTEKKQMTILIAHRLSTIMHADTIFVLEKGKIIEQGPHADLVEQKGLYYAMWRQQIGERPAPVIAMTPLDEQIEKSTLLDGINISSVD